A region of the Lycium barbarum isolate Lr01 chromosome 1, ASM1917538v2, whole genome shotgun sequence genome:
AATTCATATCTTAATTAATGCAGTGCTTATGAAACTCTCGCAACATATGTAATTGACACAATGCACAATAACGACAACACTTGCGCTAATCAGCTAATACAAGCTGAAGCTCAAAGTTGGGACTACATTTTGAGTTGCGTCCGTCCTTCATGTATAAAATGCGCAATCGAATTAGGAATTCCCGATATCCTTCACAAAAATGCCAATCCCATCATGTCTCTTCCTGACCTTGTTGCTGCTTTGCCAAATTTGAACCCTTCTAAGTCTTCCTTTATCCCTATTCTAATGCGAGTTTTAGTTCATTGTGGCCTTTTCAATTACCACCAACAAGAAGGAGACGGCTATTCACTCACTAGTGTTGGCCGTCTCCTTGCTGAAAATGACCCCTCTAGCAGGAGGTCATTTTTCCTTTTCGCTCAAAATCCCGTTGTGCTGAACACGGCTGCTTCCGTGAGCGATTGGTTACGCGATGATTTTCCCACTGCCTTTGAAACGGCACATGGGAAATCCCATTGGGAGTATTGCGCAAAAGAGCCAAAGTTTGATAGTGCCTTCAATGTTGCCATGGCTAGTGATTCGAGATTGATCTCCAATTTGTTGATTTCTGATTGTTGTAAGGGTGTCTTTGAGGGCTTGACGTCCTTGGTGGACGTTGGAGGTGGCACGGGCACCGTGGCCATGGCTATTGCCAATGCTTTTCCAAGCTTGAAATGCATAGTGCTTGATCTCCCTCATGTCATAGGTGACCGAAAGGGAACTGGAAACTTGGAATTTGTTGCTGGGAGTATGTTTGATAAAATTCCTCATGCTAATGCAATATTACTCAAGGTACGTATTATTTCTAGTAGAATCTGTCGGAAATTGAATATTTTTGACGACCTTCCATCAGAAATATCATATTTTCGATGACATTCCGACGGAAAGTTCCTTGAAAATTCATGTTTTTAATAGTGTTATTGAATCTTTTCCACACTAAGAGTGAAATCACCAAATTATTTTTTGTTACATCAAAGTAACCAAATTACCCACTATAACATTAAAATTACACAACTTTATAACCACTTTAGATTTTGGTTTTAATTTGTCGTCATAGTGGGCAAATTTTGGTAATTTATTATTATATTGTGTAAAGTCTAGTTACTTTAATATAACAAAAAAATTGTGGCTTTAACAATTTTAGAGTTTgtgatgtttttttattttttatttttggataGAAATCTATTATAAATACTAGAACAATTATAGAGTTTGTGATGTTACTATGGTAATGGACAAAATTTAATGACCATATGTAAAATTCCCATGTCATCTTTGTTACTTGGACTTTTCCAAAAGGAAAACTAAAAGGAGAAGAGGTCTTATTCACATCACTTGGGAAACtgaaattgttttaaatatttggtTAGTAATATTCCCTTGAGATGCTATTTTTTATCATCTCACATGGCTCTTGGAAATATTCCGAGCTaatcattaattaattaattgttatTTCATGGTAAAACAGTCGATTTTGCACAATTGGAGTGACCAAGATTGTGTGAAGTTATTGAAGAAATGCAAAGAGTCAATTCCATGTAAGGAAAAGGGAGGGAAAGTGATCATCATAGACATGGCCATGGATGATAATTCTAGTCCCTCGAGCAATGAGCAGCTTGTTCAAGCACAACACTTTATGGACTTTATCATGCGGATTACTTATGCTTCCAAAGAGAGAACTGAGAAAGAATGGGAAAAACTCTTCCTAGATGCTGGTTTTAGTGAATACAAAGTAGTAACCTCTCTCGGCTTAAGGTCTCTAATTGAAATATATCCTTAAACAAGACATggttatggatatatatccttTATTTCACAAAATAAGATGGATCTTTAATTTGCAGTTGCTTAATTAATTAACAGTCTACACTTTCCTCTTACTTAGTACAAGAAATAACTCTCTTTAGCATCTCATTGATCCAAGAGAATAGAAGTTGATTTACATGTAATAATATTAGTGCAGCACTCGTGTTTTCTTAAATGTCACAcgttatatatgtgtttaggaaacCTGATTCCTACCGTAAAATTAATAAAGATTTTTGCAGTTGTTATATAAGTTCTTCGTTTGTTTATTCTCGCTTTTGTAGCTAAAGTAACTAGTATTCAAGGCAACCTTatcaaaaaaagagaaaaaagtatACGAGGCAATAGTGTACCTTGGGCCAAAACCATTGCATTCTTACAGCTACAGGATATGTAACAACCTTTTTTTACAACTCCAATCCCCTTTTCTCACAATTCTAAAAAGATCGAGTATTAGAATTTTAGCACCCCTCGAGTCCCTTGATTTTAGCACGATCGCTTTATTGGCTTGTATCGGCATAGAAAAAAACTCAATTGAACAAACTCACATACAAGCAAGCGCGAGCAAAAAAGTGTCCAAAATGATTTTCACCcctcaactttgctttaaaaatcaaactcccacctcaactatgaacaatagatagtctcccccccccccccccccccctctatcCTATGGAATGTTTATTTCACCCTTGACATATTTGTTGGGATTACATGAATTTGGTATTGGGCCCGAGTCCAGTTgtctgttttatttatttatgtgtaTCAGTTTTAGTTTAGGCCCAATTTTATGTACTGAGCAATGTAAATTCTGGCCCAAATATATAAGCGGCATTTTTTTGTACAGTGTTTCAGTTCAGTCAATGAAAAATGAGAGGAACTCTCCAGAACCTTTTTCCTTCTCCCTCTTCGTTGTAATGTGGTCAGTGAACCCTAGTTATTTTCTTCCGCAAATTCAGATCATTGTTgattttaacatggtatcagagcgagggATTTGATAGATCTGGGCAAGACTTTTCGATCGATGTTACCATCGTGTTTCAGTTCGACGATTTTGTTGCTGTCCTTCTTTCGCGATATGGATTTTTGTTGACGAAGCATTTCTGCTGGTATTTTGAGGCGCGATTCGTAGATTTTAGAAGATTCTGTTGTTATTCTTCATTCGCGACATTGATTTTTTGTTGAAGGAGCATTCTTGTTCGTCTTTTGAAGTGCAATTCGTAGATTTTACCATTGATTCAAGGCTTTTCTTCTTCGAGTTAAGAGAAGAAGTGCGGTAACCCTAATTTCCCTAATTTTCTGTGTTGATTTTGGTGATTTTGTGACTCCAGAGGTGCGGTAATCGTGGTTTCACCTATAAATTCCACTTCCGTATTGATTTGAGTGATTTGTAATTGTTTCTGTATATTTGTTTCATTCTCATCGAACAAAAATGGTGCACACTAGTAATGATGGTAATAATGCTACGACTTACGTCCCTGAGTCTACAAGTCCTCTTTTCATCCATTCTTCTGATATTCCTGGTACATGCCTTGTTGGTACTCCATTTTCTGGGTCTGGTTATGGGGGTTGGAAGAGAGGTATGACGGTGTCTCTCTCTGCTAAAAATAAGATTGGACTTATGGACGGTTCATGTCCTAGACCATCTTCTAATGATAATCCGGCTAAGATTCGTCAATGGGATAGAGTCAACAATATGGTAATATCATGGTTGACAAGTTCTATCTCACCAACCATTGCTGAGAGTATCCAGTACTCAGACACTGCTGAGAGTATATGGAAACAATTGGAGCGTCGATATGGAACTGTAAATGGAACTAAAATCTTTGAAATAAAAAAGGAATTGGCTTCTATACAGCAGGGTTCTCTTGATATTGCTTCCTATTTTAACAACCTTAAAAAGTCTAGGGATGAACTGGGGGCAATGCGTAAGAGTCATGGAAAGGAATGCACTTGTGCTGCTAAATCTGGGATTGAAAAAGATGATGAGGAGGATAAATTTTACCAATTTCTCATGGGTTTGAATGACGTATACGTGGGTGTTAGAAGTAATATGCTTATGATGCATCCTCTCCCTTCTCTTGATGATGCTTATAATATTCTTCTCCAAGATGAGAACCAAAGACAAGTGCACTTCACCCCTACGCTGAATCCTGATTCTGCCTCCTTTATTGCAAATCTTAATACTAAACCAAACTTCAACACTAGATCACCACAGCCTCCCTATCAACCACCTATTCCACCTAGGCAATATAATCAGAAGGTCGACTTCAATATCACTTGTCGGTATTGCAAGAAACCTGGTCATACAATTGATAGGTGCTATAAACTCCATGGTTATCCACAAAACCATAAGTTTTTTAAAGGGAGAAAGGTGGCTGCTAATGTGAGTGGTGATGTTGAGCCTCCAGATCCTCTTCAGAGATGGGGTTGGTTGCCTCATGCTGATACTGCTCCTAAAGCTACAGCTAGTTCTACTGGTGCTTCAGGAGAGATGGGCTCTTCCATACCTGGCCTGTCTATGAATCAGTTCTTTCAACTCATGAACCTGCTCCAACAGGCTCAAATCAGTCCTGCTGCCCAACCTGCTTCTCAACCCAACCTGATGGGCTCTGCTAACTTTGCTGGTAGTGTATTGTCCTTACCTGTCTATATTAATAATGATTCTCATGCTTGTATGCTGTCTGGTACTAGTAGAGTTGTGTGGATTATAGATAGTGGAGCtacttgtaacacctcgtaacttcggacgaaagtttgactcataagatgataatataatggaaccaatatgaggattataggaagtgttttgaaaaccaattaagtcataagaaatgtctttggcaaagcaaagttgaaaaccactctacggaacatgtttgcaagagagtttatagaaggtcatacttccaacgattataaccccattattaatttggaatttgggaaaacatccttgattaaatttgtagccctttgaaatagctttccaacggtatattatggaggtcaaacggacatctttgcaaagagttatgcccgttttactgaagcctgtcttcgctggaaaatgggtgacttcgacgggaagatcgacgtttcgtcgatctgatcgacggttcgtcctttgaaccgtcgattgtgcattgttcactggaaatttgaccaattcgacggagcagatcgacgctccgtcgatctgatcgacggttcgtcgtttgaaccgtcgtttggtccgttaagtacgttttcgggtcaaaagtcgggtttacgcgttttcttgttatatttggggttggggtttatttccccaacaccccattcacgaaaattctctctaaactcagagacaacaaatcccaaacctcaagatcttccaaggtaagtttttatcatgattctatgttgaatttaagtccctaatccctttctaacttgagtaaaactcttctaatccatagagttaggattggaacatttttgttggatgtggaaaccctagaacccgaattcaagaggattggacttcaaaaaggtaatgtttttatccctaatcatttatagttgtgaattgatgaattcttgggagaataatatttgggttggatgaagagaattatatgaactatgctagagttgttggattgttgatttgggattgttgtattcatatgggtgatgaagaatgatgttaattacatctaattgagattttagcattagctagaagtaaaagaatggagattgggtgaagaaaacaccattaatgagggttatagagcttcatgcccactaagtgtttgataaaatgcttagatgaacaaaacatggatattgttgctaatataggatccctatgacttgtattgctatagattgaagttgaaggggttgaaggacattgtgatacgctcaaaagcggaaagttaaggtatgtagaacttccatccacatgtgggaatctctacgttcttccccatgattcgtttcgtaaaatatatgaagttcaaatcctagggcattaaacccaacatattggtagcccgtaataatgtatgtatgtacatgaattttgtatctatgttcgttattgtattcctaatcttccattacggatattaggaatcctagctaaatccatgaatcatgaattcttcctcatgtgttctcattatgtttatatgaaactttatgatttcatccagcaagttacaagcatgttttcaagtcaagtatatatatatgattatgaactattgttattactcatgcatcaaaaacatgttttgcaagactatgacaagttatcttatgaaactatatttacaagttatgatttatgaaaaccatgtacaagcaagttatgatttatgaaaatcatgtacaagtaagttatgattcatgaaaaccatgtacaagcaagttatgatcatgaataccatgtacaagcaagttacgattcatgatataccatgggcagcaagtgccactattttcatgttcatgttttgggagttgcattaattaccgaggagggcttcagatagcctgaaactacgtagccaccgtaggatgaggatcgctccacccatgtcccggacgatctctcataatgactggatcctttcatattttattaaatctcatgttccctggcaaggactgagtgttctgctggcgggacgcaagcaccagaccatggatcggttataagttattgctctccctacttatgatatttttaccatgttttatatatatatatgtatgcactcatgttcatgtccaggttttcagtttcagttcttatcatgttattccatgtcccatgttatttctttcagttgttttacataccagtacattcaatgtgctgacgtcccctttttattgcccgggggcctgcatttcacgatgcaggtactgatatacaggacgacacatctgctcagtaagacagcattcgtatcagcttattggtgagccccatctcattcggggtttagtcaacttttgttttatgcttaGTTATGTATCTGAAGGtacgctgggggccttgtcccagtaagtatgttttccagtcagactcatgatagaggtttcatagactagacaagtcagttatgttatgtcagaaattcgaagtcgtatagccatttttggctcattcatgttatttccgcactcatgtttaaacaagtgtttttattaagtattatgacttactacgttttataaaggctcatcatgcattcacgttatatttccgctcatgtatgtatcatgatgattcagcaagccatgtggttcgctcggtcacacgcagtcaggcaccgagtgccgtgttacgtccaggccatggttcggggcgtgacaaagcttggtatcaggtactgatatacaggacgacacatctgctcagtaagacagcattcgtatcagcttattggtgagccccatctcattcggggtttagtcaacttttgttttatgcttaGTTTTGTATCTGAAGGtacgctgggggccttgtcccagtaagtatgttttccagtcagactcatgatagaggtttcatagactagacaagtcagttatgttatgtcagaaattcgaagtcgtatagccatttttggctcattcatgttatttccgcactcatgtttaaacaagtgtttttattaagtattatgacttactacgttttataaaggct
Encoded here:
- the LOC132644708 gene encoding myricetin 7/4'-O-methyltransferase 2-like, which encodes MHNNDNTCANQLIQAEAQSWDYILSCVRPSCIKCAIELGIPDILHKNANPIMSLPDLVAALPNLNPSKSSFIPILMRVLVHCGLFNYHQQEGDGYSLTSVGRLLAENDPSSRRSFFLFAQNPVVLNTAASVSDWLRDDFPTAFETAHGKSHWEYCAKEPKFDSAFNVAMASDSRLISNLLISDCCKGVFEGLTSLVDVGGGTGTVAMAIANAFPSLKCIVLDLPHVIGDRKGTGNLEFVAGSMFDKIPHANAILLKSILHNWSDQDCVKLLKKCKESIPCKEKGGKVIIIDMAMDDNSSPSSNEQLVQAQHFMDFIMRITYASKERTEKEWEKLFLDAGFSEYKVVTSLGLRSLIEIYP